The proteins below come from a single Candidatus Omnitrophota bacterium genomic window:
- a CDS encoding NAD-dependent epimerase/dehydratase family protein, producing MRCLVTGGVGFIGSHVVDKLVNNGIKVRVYDLCQPFDRENVEYFHASLLDMDKLRMAMKGIDAVFHLAAVANVKDVFEEPHYSENINVRGTINVLEAARKAGVKRVIYGSTIWVYSDTESPLGVLDEDAPLAAPVHLYTATKLAGEYYCKAYSKLYGLDYTILRYGIPYGPRAREGAVIPVFVKKAIDGEPITIAGDGMQFRKFVYVEDLAEGNILALKDIAKNKIYNLEGKEKVAIRHIAELIQEILGRVEIKYIEGRPGDFSGNEISAERAKLELGWEAKTSFRDGIKKYIEWYQANRQSETVGI from the coding sequence ATGCGCTGTCTAGTGACTGGTGGGGTTGGTTTTATAGGTTCGCATGTAGTAGACAAATTAGTAAACAATGGCATAAAAGTCAGGGTGTACGATTTATGTCAACCATTCGATCGAGAAAACGTAGAGTATTTTCATGCTAGCTTACTTGACATGGATAAACTTAGGATGGCCATGAAAGGCATTGATGCTGTTTTTCATCTCGCCGCAGTTGCTAACGTAAAAGATGTTTTTGAAGAACCTCATTATTCGGAGAATATTAATGTGCGGGGCACCATTAATGTTTTGGAAGCAGCAAGGAAAGCCGGAGTAAAGAGGGTTATCTATGGCAGCACTATTTGGGTTTATAGCGATACAGAAAGCCCTTTAGGGGTATTAGATGAAGACGCGCCGTTGGCTGCCCCAGTGCATCTTTATACTGCTACAAAATTAGCCGGCGAGTATTACTGTAAAGCGTATAGTAAACTGTACGGTTTAGATTATACTATTCTACGCTACGGTATACCGTATGGGCCGAGGGCAAGAGAAGGAGCAGTAATACCGGTCTTTGTTAAAAAGGCTATCGACGGCGAACCGATTACCATAGCAGGAGACGGCATGCAATTTAGAAAATTTGTTTATGTCGAAGACTTAGCAGAAGGTAACATCCTAGCCCTAAAAGATATAGCTAAAAACAAAATTTATAATTTGGAAGGCAAAGAGAAAGTTGCGATACGCCATATTGCAGAATTGATTCAGGAAATATTAGGCAGGGTTGAGATAAAATATATAGAGGGTAGGCCTGGAGACTTTTCTGGAAATGAAATCTCTGCCGAGAGAGCTAAGCTGGAATTAGGATGGGAAGCAAAAACTTCTTTTAGGGATGGTATAAAGAAATATATAGAATGGTACCAGGCAAACAGACAATCAGAAACAGTCGGTATTTAA
- a CDS encoding DegT/DnrJ/EryC1/StrS family aminotransferase, giving the protein MRFAIGFEKEDTVRLHKMWDEVIQTQQWSEGKFTQIFEEKWSKYNGVDSVAFSSWGGAALAVLEFFKVEGKIVLCPSNTFMATPLSVIKAGGNAEFVDCNKEDLCMSVSDLKSKIDKYNPIAVFVVHIGGHISFQINEIAELCKKKGVVLIEDCAHAHGASFNGRKAGTWGDAGIYSFYSTKTISTGEGGMLVSKNKNLIEYAKKYRNYGKFDYKVEGLNFRMSEFTAAIGCVQADRLDEIAGWKNEYARKNLDTRFKNRVKFPEGMVSGFYKYIIFEPIEKSTGKVYDQPCHHIMEKDYELPNTDWVAKNHWCVPLYYKGE; this is encoded by the coding sequence ATGAGATTTGCCATAGGTTTTGAGAAAGAGGATACTGTTAGGCTGCATAAGATGTGGGATGAGGTTATTCAAACCCAACAGTGGTCTGAGGGTAAATTTACTCAAATATTTGAAGAGAAATGGAGTAAATATAATGGCGTGGATTCGGTCGCATTTTCGAGTTGGGGAGGGGCTGCATTGGCAGTATTAGAGTTTTTTAAAGTAGAAGGAAAGATAGTACTTTGCCCTTCAAATACCTTCATGGCTACGCCTTTAAGCGTAATAAAGGCAGGCGGGAATGCGGAATTTGTGGATTGCAACAAAGAGGACCTATGCATGAGTGTATCTGATCTAAAGAGCAAAATAGACAAATATAATCCGATTGCTGTATTTGTAGTCCATATAGGAGGCCATATATCCTTTCAAATAAACGAAATAGCGGAATTATGTAAGAAGAAAGGTGTCGTACTGATTGAGGATTGTGCGCACGCCCACGGAGCTTCTTTTAATGGTAGGAAGGCCGGCACATGGGGGGATGCCGGAATATATTCTTTCTACTCTACTAAGACTATTTCTACAGGTGAGGGAGGCATGTTGGTGAGTAAGAATAAAAATTTAATAGAATACGCTAAAAAATATAGGAATTACGGTAAATTTGACTATAAAGTGGAAGGTTTAAATTTTAGAATGAGTGAATTTACCGCTGCTATCGGATGTGTGCAGGCGGATAGGTTAGATGAGATAGCGGGATGGAAAAATGAATACGCAAGAAAGAACCTAGATACAAGGTTTAAAAATAGAGTTAAATTTCCAGAAGGAATGGTATCTGGATTTTATAAATACATTATATTTGAGCCTATCGAGAAGTCAACGGGAAAAGTATACGACCAGCCTTGCCACCATATCATGGAGAAAGATTATGAACTGCCAAATACTGATTGGGTAGCAAAGAATCACTGGTGCGTTCCGTTATATTATAAAGGCGAATAG